Proteins from one Leptonema illini DSM 21528 genomic window:
- a CDS encoding 2-oxoglutarate dehydrogenase E1 component encodes MSLFEAISVLQGDQKEFLEELYQEYVKNPDSIAPEWRSLFSELDGGGGARFPSARTSLALQPEDIPDTDDINLKAHRLIQDYRRHGHFLARINPLGFRNTDEDLLDPRRYGIGPADLQKIVRVNIAGQSVTDTLATVIKKMDQIYCSSTGIEFFYIRDEQRRNWVAERIESDDYFKPLSNEQMKLIYSKVYIAEAFEKFLATRFPGKKRFSLEGGESLIPSLACIIEEAGNHSIEQIVLGMAHRGRLNVLANILGKDPAAIFAEFNENVSIDFGPGDVKYHLGFSRDHKTMSGKMVHLSLGFNPSHLEVINPVVMGSIRARQTMSNDEGRLRHLPLLIHGDAALAGQGINYECANMSGLTGYAVGGTIHIVVNNQVGFTTDPMDSRSTIYATDLAKILNTPILHVNGDDPIAVYRASRFALEWRQTFNSDVFIDLVCFRKWGHNETDEPTFTQPKMYEIIKKHPGTFTVFDQALAESQLSPAERQAIRDGHNQALEDAFNRFQSQNIQVDIETLQGKWQGLKKIDPDSNPETGVSDTLLKKAADAITSVPAGFTLNKKLQRLFEDRRKMIFEPEQSKGIDWGMGELLAYGTLLAEGFSVRISGQDCKRGTFSHRHAAVIDAETGSEFAPLSQLPGLKANFEVLNSLLSEEAVLGFEFGYSLADPATLVIWEAQFGDFANGAQVIVDQFISSSEAKWKRMSGLTMLLPHGYEGQGPEHSSARMERYLQLCSQHNMQVCYPTTPAQIYHLLRRQMHRNYRKPLIVMSPKSLLRHPEAVCKPEDFLSGRFQDVIPEVDADIKADKVKRILFCTGKIYYELREERRKAGITDTAIIRVEQLYPFPDRDIQTILESYKKIEEVGWVQEEPRNQGAWIYMENLLGHLCKSRLNYYGRSASPSPATGYYKVHVKEQQAIINEALLLNK; translated from the coding sequence ATGTCACTGTTCGAGGCTATCTCCGTCCTCCAGGGAGATCAAAAAGAGTTTCTGGAGGAGCTGTATCAGGAGTACGTTAAGAACCCTGATAGTATCGCTCCCGAATGGAGAAGTCTTTTCAGCGAGCTGGACGGCGGAGGCGGAGCAAGATTCCCATCCGCCCGAACATCGCTGGCCCTGCAGCCCGAAGATATCCCCGATACGGATGACATAAATCTCAAAGCACATCGTCTGATCCAGGACTACCGTCGCCACGGCCACTTCCTGGCCCGGATCAACCCACTGGGATTCCGTAACACCGACGAAGACCTGCTTGATCCGAGGCGATACGGTATCGGCCCGGCCGATCTTCAGAAGATCGTGCGCGTGAACATCGCCGGTCAATCCGTTACCGATACGCTGGCGACCGTCATCAAGAAGATGGACCAGATCTACTGCTCCTCGACGGGTATTGAATTCTTCTATATCCGTGACGAACAGCGTCGCAACTGGGTCGCCGAGCGCATCGAATCCGACGATTATTTTAAACCTCTTTCCAACGAACAGATGAAGCTCATCTATTCGAAGGTCTATATCGCCGAGGCCTTCGAGAAGTTTCTCGCCACGCGGTTCCCGGGTAAAAAGCGTTTCTCTCTTGAAGGCGGCGAAAGCCTGATCCCCTCGCTCGCCTGTATCATTGAAGAAGCGGGCAACCATTCGATCGAACAGATCGTTCTCGGTATGGCCCACCGCGGTCGTCTCAATGTTCTTGCAAACATTCTTGGCAAAGACCCGGCGGCGATCTTTGCGGAGTTCAACGAAAACGTTTCCATCGACTTCGGTCCCGGTGACGTGAAGTATCACCTCGGCTTTTCACGAGATCACAAAACGATGTCGGGCAAGATGGTGCATCTGTCGCTTGGCTTCAACCCGTCGCATCTTGAGGTGATCAATCCCGTCGTCATGGGCTCGATCCGCGCCCGCCAGACGATGTCGAACGACGAAGGACGTCTGCGCCATCTTCCGCTTCTCATTCATGGCGATGCCGCCCTTGCCGGCCAGGGCATCAACTACGAATGCGCGAATATGTCGGGGCTGACGGGTTATGCCGTCGGCGGCACGATTCATATCGTGGTGAATAACCAGGTCGGATTCACGACCGATCCGATGGACTCGCGTTCAACAATCTACGCCACCGACCTCGCGAAGATTCTCAATACTCCGATCCTGCACGTAAACGGCGACGATCCTATTGCCGTCTACCGCGCTTCACGTTTTGCGCTTGAATGGCGCCAGACGTTCAACTCCGACGTTTTCATCGATCTTGTTTGCTTTCGCAAATGGGGCCATAACGAAACCGACGAGCCGACGTTCACGCAGCCGAAGATGTACGAGATCATCAAGAAGCATCCCGGTACATTCACCGTTTTCGATCAGGCTCTTGCCGAATCACAGCTTTCGCCAGCCGAGCGCCAGGCCATTCGTGACGGCCATAACCAGGCCCTTGAAGATGCCTTCAATCGGTTTCAATCTCAGAATATCCAGGTCGATATCGAAACGCTGCAGGGCAAATGGCAGGGACTCAAGAAGATCGATCCCGATTCGAACCCCGAAACCGGAGTCTCTGACACCCTTCTAAAAAAGGCAGCCGATGCGATCACGTCCGTTCCGGCCGGGTTTACTCTTAATAAAAAGCTGCAGCGTCTCTTTGAAGATCGTCGCAAGATGATCTTCGAGCCCGAGCAATCAAAAGGCATCGACTGGGGCATGGGCGAACTGCTCGCCTACGGAACTCTTCTTGCCGAGGGATTCTCAGTTCGCATCTCGGGGCAGGACTGCAAACGCGGCACGTTCTCGCACCGACACGCCGCCGTTATCGACGCCGAAACCGGGTCGGAGTTCGCTCCTCTGAGCCAGCTTCCGGGCCTGAAGGCGAACTTTGAGGTTCTGAACTCTCTTCTTTCTGAAGAGGCCGTCCTGGGCTTTGAATTCGGTTATTCGCTGGCCGACCCTGCAACGCTTGTCATCTGGGAGGCGCAGTTCGGCGACTTCGCAAACGGCGCCCAGGTCATCGTCGACCAGTTCATCTCTTCCTCTGAAGCGAAATGGAAGCGTATGTCGGGCCTGACCATGCTTCTGCCTCATGGCTATGAAGGCCAGGGACCGGAGCATTCGAGCGCACGTATGGAGCGCTATCTGCAACTGTGCAGTCAGCATAATATGCAGGTCTGTTATCCGACCACGCCGGCGCAGATCTATCATCTGCTGCGCCGTCAGATGCATCGCAACTATCGCAAGCCTCTGATCGTCATGTCGCCGAAATCGCTGCTGCGCCATCCCGAGGCCGTCTGCAAACCCGAGGATTTTCTATCGGGTCGGTTCCAGGACGTCATTCCCGAGGTCGACGCCGATATTAAGGCCGATAAGGTGAAGCGCATCCTCTTCTGCACGGGCAAGATCTACTACGAGCTGCGCGAAGAACGCAGGAAGGCGGGCATTACCGATACGGCTATCATCCGCGTCGAACAGCTCTATCCCTTCCCCGATCGCGATATTCAGACCATCCTTGAAAGCTACAAGAAGATCGAAGAGGTGGGCTGGGTTCAGGAAGAGCCGCGAAATCAGGGCGCCTGGATCTACATGGAGAACCTGCTCGGCCATCTGTGTAAGAGCCGCCTGAACTACTACGGGCGCTCCGCTTCTCCGAGTCCGGCGACGGGTTATTACAAAGTACATGTGAAAGAACAGCAGGCCATTATCAATGAAGCTCTGCTGCTGAATAAATAA
- a CDS encoding cyclic nucleotide-binding domain-containing protein produces the protein MESTGMKLFEELGHPLSFKKGDYVYKQGQLLDDLRVYYILDGEVTLRRKYTALKSDELHYKTGEMFGILEVYLGKARITEAQCMTDVRLLAFNRVGVEKLMSSEMSVSLSIIRSLSSILRKVNRHIKELPA, from the coding sequence ATGGAGTCCACAGGAATGAAGCTTTTTGAAGAGCTCGGGCATCCTCTCAGCTTTAAGAAGGGCGATTATGTCTATAAACAGGGACAGTTGCTCGACGATCTGAGAGTCTACTACATCCTCGATGGAGAGGTGACGCTTCGACGTAAGTACACGGCTCTGAAAAGCGATGAGCTACACTATAAAACGGGCGAGATGTTCGGCATTCTCGAGGTCTATCTCGGCAAGGCCCGCATCACCGAGGCGCAGTGTATGACCGACGTGCGCTTGCTGGCCTTTAACAGGGTTGGAGTGGAAAAACTGATGAGCTCTGAGATGTCGGTGTCGCTTTCGATCATCCGAAGCCTGAGCTCCATTTTGCGCAAAGTAAACCGTCATATTAAGGAGCTGCCGGCCTGA
- a CDS encoding acetylxylan esterase, translating to MAIRRPGFDECYQALPELTRPAQFQSFWNSVILSLKKVPLEPQLKLRLKRTFARESLHDVQFRSHNDTVLSGYLNIPRKLKRVPAVITFHDYLSDFERVNESITEPLSQAGIAHLYLKMRGHENPAVFARPTRSKDGAGAPTTFFLDQQGQPFERSFGVAIILDALRGVDFLRLNRNINHTAIGLMGRGLGCVPALFAAAFKPESVRALGLERPGPVWHEEWLQLSQSPLAREWNEWMKGRSAQKKELREKMRQIDPVYLSQEISCPVLMSTGLEDAEHPALPGFGLFNLLRTEKAMQIFTDEAQDPDHKKEHQQQVEFLIETLRAKD from the coding sequence ATGGCCATACGCCGACCCGGATTTGACGAATGCTACCAGGCGCTGCCCGAACTGACCCGTCCGGCCCAGTTTCAGTCCTTCTGGAATAGTGTCATCCTTTCTCTGAAGAAGGTTCCTCTCGAACCACAGCTCAAGCTGCGTCTGAAGCGAACCTTTGCCCGGGAAAGCCTGCACGACGTGCAGTTCCGCAGCCATAATGACACCGTCCTGTCGGGCTACCTGAACATCCCTCGAAAGCTGAAACGCGTGCCGGCCGTCATCACGTTTCACGATTATTTATCGGATTTCGAGCGCGTAAACGAAAGCATTACCGAGCCCCTTTCTCAGGCCGGAATCGCGCATCTTTACCTCAAGATGCGTGGACACGAAAATCCGGCCGTATTCGCCCGGCCGACACGATCGAAAGACGGAGCAGGCGCTCCGACGACGTTTTTTCTCGACCAGCAGGGTCAGCCTTTTGAGCGCAGCTTCGGTGTGGCCATCATCCTCGATGCGCTGCGCGGTGTTGACTTTCTGCGCCTGAATCGTAATATTAACCACACTGCCATCGGCCTTATGGGAAGGGGATTGGGCTGTGTTCCGGCGCTATTTGCCGCGGCCTTCAAGCCCGAATCCGTGCGGGCCCTGGGCTTGGAAAGGCCCGGTCCGGTATGGCATGAGGAGTGGCTGCAACTGAGTCAGTCGCCTCTGGCCCGTGAATGGAATGAATGGATGAAAGGAAGATCGGCGCAGAAGAAAGAGCTGCGCGAGAAGATGAGGCAGATTGATCCGGTTTATCTCAGTCAGGAAATCAGCTGCCCCGTCTTGATGAGCACGGGACTTGAAGATGCGGAGCATCCGGCGTTGCCCGGTTTCGGCCTTTTTAACCTGCTGCGCACCGAGAAAGCGATGCAGATCTTCACGGATGAGGCGCAGGATCCCGATCATAAGAAGGAACATCAGCAGCAGGTGGAGTTTCTTATTGAAACACTGCGAGCGAAGGACTGA
- the odhB gene encoding 2-oxoglutarate dehydrogenase complex dihydrolipoyllysine-residue succinyltransferase, with translation MALEVKVPPMGESISEATVASWHKKPGDAVKSGDILVELETDKVTMEVPCPVDGVLKEIKRQSGDTVKLEDVLAIVEAGAVASTPAQPAAPAASAPAASSSSAKNETLPPGARRLAEEAGVDASQIQGSGKRGQVTKPDVVDHIAKGASAPAKPAPAASATPIAPSRERKGAREEVVPMSRLRQRIAERLVEAQQSAAILTTFNEVDMSAMMDIRNRYKDVFEKKHGVKLGFMSFFVKAVIEGLKAYPAVNAEIRGTDTIYKNYYDIGVAVGGPKGLVVPIVRDSDLLSMAEIEMEIARLAQRVKEGSITLDEMSGGTFTISNGGIYGSMMSTPILNPPQSGILGMHNITKRAVVVNDQIVIRPMMYLALSYDHRIIDGKEAVSFLVKVKECVENPERMLLEV, from the coding sequence ATGGCACTGGAAGTAAAAGTTCCGCCGATGGGCGAATCCATATCCGAAGCAACGGTGGCCTCCTGGCATAAGAAGCCCGGCGATGCCGTGAAAAGCGGCGACATCCTCGTCGAGCTTGAAACGGATAAGGTGACGATGGAAGTGCCCTGCCCCGTCGACGGAGTTTTGAAAGAGATCAAGCGCCAGAGCGGCGATACGGTTAAACTCGAAGACGTGCTCGCCATCGTCGAGGCCGGCGCCGTCGCATCGACTCCCGCTCAACCTGCTGCACCCGCTGCATCGGCACCGGCAGCCTCGTCCTCAAGTGCTAAAAACGAAACGCTTCCTCCTGGCGCACGTCGCCTTGCCGAAGAAGCCGGCGTCGACGCCTCGCAGATCCAGGGATCGGGCAAGCGCGGACAGGTCACGAAGCCCGACGTCGTAGACCATATCGCAAAAGGTGCCTCCGCTCCTGCTAAGCCGGCTCCGGCTGCATCGGCGACTCCGATCGCCCCGTCCCGAGAACGCAAAGGCGCCCGCGAAGAGGTCGTTCCGATGAGCCGCCTTCGTCAGCGCATCGCCGAGCGCCTTGTTGAAGCGCAACAATCCGCCGCCATCCTTACGACCTTCAACGAAGTCGATATGTCGGCGATGATGGACATCCGCAATCGCTATAAAGACGTCTTTGAGAAGAAGCATGGTGTGAAGCTCGGTTTCATGTCTTTCTTTGTGAAGGCCGTCATCGAAGGCCTGAAGGCTTATCCGGCCGTAAACGCCGAGATTCGCGGAACCGATACGATCTACAAGAACTACTATGATATCGGCGTCGCCGTCGGCGGTCCGAAAGGGCTTGTCGTTCCGATCGTGCGCGACAGCGACCTTCTGTCTATGGCTGAGATCGAGATGGAAATCGCCCGTCTTGCACAGCGAGTCAAAGAAGGAAGCATCACGCTTGATGAGATGTCGGGTGGAACGTTCACCATCTCGAACGGCGGTATTTACGGATCGATGATGTCTACGCCGATCCTCAACCCGCCGCAATCGGGCATTCTCGGTATGCATAACATCACGAAGCGCGCCGTCGTCGTCAACGATCAGATCGTTATCCGACCGATGATGTATCTTGCGCTTTCCTACGACCACCGTATCATCGACGGTAAAGAAGCCGTGAGCTTTCTCGTAAAAGTGAAAGAATGCGTCGAGAACCCTGAACGCATGCTTCTCGAAGTCTGA
- a CDS encoding tetratricopeptide repeat protein, with product MPRFTTLPANLILVLLLTSCQSTRPFEPFNESWATAQLNAPPENLQKAEALHKSGFQLYKQKRDSEAIIQYEAALQLHAHAGLYYDYANSLSNIDGRLEDSIKAYRIGIRLSEKPDMNLHYNLGCALVRANRIAEAIPELQQAYRLGKPPAIMEQDGDLTNLRKDRDWREKIGIKEPMKSWRLFPQAWGRGSSHTTICSNYRQTAGLLIEYFEDMGETRVKKGNWTREGNKIIAHFKQEIGKKGVGPTVNDGPRGPYHLKFEPYEREIDETATFDFLEISKHMQESDGPCPEYRF from the coding sequence ATGCCTCGCTTTACGACATTGCCAGCAAATCTCATTCTTGTTCTACTCCTGACATCCTGCCAATCAACACGACCATTTGAGCCGTTCAATGAATCCTGGGCTACCGCACAGCTCAACGCCCCGCCCGAGAATTTACAGAAGGCCGAGGCCTTGCACAAGTCCGGCTTCCAGCTCTACAAGCAGAAACGAGATAGCGAAGCTATCATTCAGTATGAAGCGGCCCTACAACTTCATGCACACGCCGGCCTGTATTACGACTACGCGAATAGCCTTTCGAATATCGACGGTCGACTGGAGGATTCTATAAAGGCATATCGCATCGGCATCAGGTTAAGCGAGAAGCCCGACATGAACCTTCACTACAATCTGGGCTGTGCTCTTGTTCGTGCCAATCGCATCGCCGAGGCCATCCCTGAACTGCAGCAGGCCTACAGGCTCGGAAAGCCTCCTGCCATCATGGAGCAGGACGGCGATCTGACGAATCTGCGGAAGGATCGAGACTGGCGCGAGAAGATCGGCATCAAGGAGCCGATGAAATCATGGAGGCTGTTCCCGCAAGCATGGGGCAGAGGCAGCTCGCACACTACTATTTGTTCCAATTACAGACAGACAGCCGGGCTTTTGATCGAATACTTTGAAGATATGGGGGAGACCCGCGTAAAAAAAGGGAATTGGACGCGCGAAGGGAACAAGATCATAGCACATTTCAAACAGGAAATCGGCAAAAAGGGCGTTGGTCCGACCGTGAACGACGGTCCTCGCGGGCCATACCATCTAAAATTCGAGCCTTACGAGCGCGAGATTGATGAGACAGCAACATTTGATTTTCTGGAGATATCAAAGCACATGCAAGAATCGGACGGACCATGCCCCGAATACCGCTTCTGA
- a CDS encoding cyclic nucleotide-binding domain-containing protein — translation MKIENHDYDLIKLGFEGEQAITQQLFFKYGKTYEPKKIIVREGDSGKEVYIIISGMVLVTERQISGQYRVLNRLGPGEIFGEMALLENELRSATLIAATDVKLLVLAPEQFERIFQTHPRWAFKIIGALCRRIQSAFTQISNYYSGKSDVP, via the coding sequence ATGAAGATCGAAAATCACGACTACGACCTGATCAAGCTGGGCTTTGAAGGCGAGCAGGCCATCACCCAGCAGCTGTTCTTTAAATATGGCAAGACCTACGAGCCGAAGAAGATCATCGTTCGCGAAGGGGATTCGGGCAAAGAGGTCTACATCATCATCTCGGGCATGGTGCTTGTGACCGAGCGCCAGATCTCGGGCCAGTATCGCGTTCTCAACCGACTGGGGCCAGGCGAGATCTTTGGAGAGATGGCCCTGCTTGAGAACGAGCTGCGTTCGGCGACCCTGATCGCGGCCACGGACGTAAAGCTGCTTGTGCTCGCTCCGGAGCAGTTCGAGCGTATCTTTCAGACGCATCCGCGGTGGGCGTTCAAGATCATTGGAGCGCTGTGTCGTCGCATACAGTCGGCGTTCACGCAGATCTCCAACTACTACAGCGGCAAGTCCGATGTCCCGTAA
- the lpdA gene encoding dihydrolipoyl dehydrogenase: MADATQNFDVAIIGGGPGGYVCAIRASQLGLKVALIEKRETIGGTCVNVGCIPSKALLDTSEHYHRIKHEMDDHGITVSSVKIDVKKMMARKERVVKELTDGLNFLMNKNKITVFRGTGSLVSAKPDAVEIKVEGEKPASLIAKKCVIATGSDIINIPSVPVDGKNIITSDHAIALEETPESMVVIGGGVIGLELGSVWSRLGTKVTVVEMLPDILMGLDASLRTLARRTLEKQGFTFKLETKVLGAQAKGKQVEVKIADKDGKEESIVASKVLVAVGRKPFHDSLGAEKVGVKINQRGRIEVDAHTLQTSVPGIYAIGDVIEGPMLAHKAEEEGVMVAEIIAGKPGHVNYDCVPFVVYTWPEIAWVGKGEDQLKAAGIEYNTGKYMFKPNGRAKAMNQTEGQIKIYADKRTDKILGVHIVGPNASELLGEAVVAMEFGGAAEDLGRSFHSHPTLSEVMKEAALDVNKMSIHQ; the protein is encoded by the coding sequence ATGGCAGATGCAACGCAGAATTTTGATGTCGCAATCATCGGAGGCGGACCGGGCGGATACGTCTGCGCCATCCGCGCCTCGCAGCTCGGGCTGAAGGTCGCCCTGATCGAGAAACGCGAAACCATCGGCGGAACGTGCGTCAACGTCGGATGTATTCCGTCCAAGGCGCTTCTCGATACATCGGAGCATTATCATCGCATCAAGCATGAGATGGACGATCACGGCATCACCGTATCAAGCGTTAAGATCGACGTGAAGAAGATGATGGCCCGCAAAGAGCGCGTCGTGAAAGAATTAACCGACGGCCTGAACTTCCTCATGAACAAGAATAAGATCACCGTCTTTCGCGGAACGGGCAGCCTCGTTTCGGCGAAACCCGACGCCGTCGAGATCAAGGTTGAAGGCGAAAAGCCCGCTTCTCTGATCGCGAAGAAGTGCGTCATCGCCACCGGTTCTGATATCATAAACATCCCCTCCGTCCCTGTGGACGGCAAGAATATCATCACATCGGATCATGCCATCGCTCTTGAAGAGACGCCCGAAAGCATGGTCGTCATCGGCGGCGGCGTCATCGGCCTTGAACTCGGCTCCGTATGGAGTCGTCTCGGTACGAAGGTAACGGTCGTCGAGATGCTGCCCGATATTCTCATGGGTCTTGACGCCTCGCTTCGCACGCTGGCCCGTCGTACGCTCGAAAAGCAGGGCTTCACGTTCAAGCTCGAAACGAAGGTGCTCGGTGCGCAGGCAAAGGGCAAACAGGTTGAAGTCAAGATCGCCGATAAAGACGGCAAAGAAGAATCCATCGTCGCCTCGAAGGTTCTTGTCGCCGTCGGTCGCAAGCCCTTCCATGATTCGCTTGGAGCGGAGAAGGTCGGCGTGAAGATCAACCAGCGCGGACGTATCGAGGTGGACGCGCATACGCTGCAGACGTCCGTGCCCGGCATCTACGCCATCGGCGACGTTATCGAAGGACCGATGCTCGCGCATAAGGCCGAAGAAGAAGGCGTCATGGTCGCCGAGATCATCGCCGGCAAGCCCGGTCATGTGAACTATGACTGCGTTCCGTTCGTCGTCTACACCTGGCCCGAGATCGCCTGGGTGGGCAAAGGCGAAGATCAGCTCAAAGCGGCCGGCATCGAGTATAACACCGGCAAATACATGTTCAAGCCGAACGGCCGTGCGAAGGCCATGAACCAGACCGAAGGGCAGATAAAGATCTATGCCGACAAACGCACCGATAAGATACTCGGAGTGCATATCGTCGGCCCGAACGCCTCGGAGCTGTTAGGCGAAGCCGTCGTCGCCATGGAATTCGGCGGAGCGGCAGAAGACCTTGGCCGTTCGTTCCATTCGCATCCGACGCTTTCTGAGGTTATGAAAGAAGCGGCTCTCGATGTGAATAAGATGAGCATTCACCAGTAA
- the rpsR gene encoding 30S ribosomal protein S18 — MATDNQDQEMHQGEEGDSPRKARSRFKKKVLDTRGLNIDYKNIEVIEKFVSKTGKILPRRMTGATARIQRKISREVKRARMANLLPFVKR, encoded by the coding sequence ATGGCTACAGACAATCAAGATCAGGAAATGCATCAGGGCGAAGAAGGCGATTCGCCGCGTAAAGCCCGGTCGCGTTTCAAGAAAAAGGTACTCGATACTCGTGGTCTCAACATCGACTACAAGAACATCGAAGTAATCGAGAAGTTCGTTTCGAAGACCGGTAAGATCCTTCCGCGCAGAATGACCGGAGCTACGGCTCGCATCCAGCGTAAGATCTCCCGGGAAGTTAAACGCGCCAGAATGGCCAACCTTTTACCGTTTGTAAAACGCTGA
- a CDS encoding PP2C family protein-serine/threonine phosphatase, producing MELRKGYRLDGRVVQKIVLLLGLLILAVLGSGALLLRSSVDSLSMSNLRSRGAFLVQEFRGTLGPAMKHQRLSVQLIKDGVIRHYDRSMMVRYFAPFLDENDVVTSLNVVVAEASFMILKEDVDRYRIREERGGQARYSICDRKAICRAEGPPVAYSYKSSAWYSVVGEEDTPGRWTDVYRFRTTGDPGITSVAAERLPSAERLIVAYDLRLIELSRFFRLITPDENLMPVLYFPEVKADLPEGIEIGGLRYHTGKKQRGLFVVTAADAKDPAVVALLQDPAAAEDSQGCRWWSDEVEPSRERSPQIFLCLPEGELIQTIQIRSSTVLLLVGGLLLLTIAMSFFIARQITSPYQEELEHVDHSLHSTTQMLELREKELRHAMMKIQEELDLARKTQLSIIPVVSRQYGPVRLTSRYVPASSLGGDFLDLHDLQESLGFLMADVSGHGISSALITMMIKISSTLSKDMLILPDVFLRHLNRSIFDRTGMHFITALAGSVDYRDLKLKVGNAGHCYPLLFRRATQEFQDIQANGICLGVLEEPAYATLETQLQSGDCVLFYTDGIIETLNESEQLYGTERLRRTILENRHSQGNDLLDAILASLNRFARRDIREDDIAMILLEID from the coding sequence ATGGAGCTCAGAAAAGGCTACAGGCTGGACGGACGGGTCGTTCAGAAAATCGTACTGCTGCTCGGCCTTTTGATACTGGCCGTCCTGGGAAGCGGTGCTCTGCTTTTGCGGTCGTCCGTCGACTCGCTGTCGATGTCGAATCTGCGCAGTCGCGGCGCCTTTCTCGTACAGGAGTTTCGCGGAACTCTCGGTCCGGCGATGAAGCATCAGCGGCTTTCCGTTCAACTGATAAAAGATGGCGTTATCCGTCATTATGATCGCAGCATGATGGTGCGCTACTTCGCTCCCTTTCTCGACGAGAACGATGTCGTGACGTCGCTGAACGTCGTCGTCGCCGAGGCCAGCTTCATGATCCTGAAAGAAGACGTCGATCGGTATCGCATCAGAGAGGAGCGTGGCGGCCAGGCGCGTTATTCGATCTGTGACCGCAAAGCCATCTGCCGCGCAGAGGGGCCGCCTGTCGCCTATTCTTATAAAAGCAGCGCCTGGTATTCCGTCGTCGGCGAAGAGGATACGCCGGGTCGCTGGACCGACGTATATCGGTTCCGCACGACGGGCGATCCGGGCATCACAAGCGTTGCCGCCGAGCGCTTGCCTTCGGCAGAACGATTGATCGTCGCTTATGATCTGCGTCTGATCGAGCTCTCGCGATTCTTTCGACTGATTACGCCCGACGAGAATCTCATGCCCGTTCTCTATTTCCCCGAAGTAAAGGCCGATCTTCCCGAAGGCATTGAAATAGGGGGATTGCGATATCACACCGGCAAGAAACAAAGAGGCCTTTTTGTGGTGACGGCAGCCGACGCGAAAGACCCCGCCGTCGTCGCTCTGCTTCAGGATCCTGCTGCTGCCGAGGACTCACAGGGCTGTCGATGGTGGAGCGACGAGGTGGAGCCCTCGCGGGAGCGGTCGCCGCAGATCTTTCTCTGTCTTCCCGAGGGAGAGCTGATCCAGACGATACAGATCCGCAGTTCAACGGTGCTTCTGCTTGTTGGCGGGCTTCTGCTGTTAACCATCGCCATGTCGTTTTTTATCGCCCGGCAGATCACCTCGCCGTATCAGGAAGAGCTCGAACACGTCGATCATTCGCTTCATTCGACCACGCAGATGCTCGAACTTCGCGAGAAAGAGTTGCGTCATGCGATGATGAAAATACAGGAAGAGCTTGATCTTGCGCGAAAGACGCAGTTAAGCATCATTCCCGTCGTATCGCGGCAGTACGGGCCCGTGCGCCTCACATCCCGCTACGTCCCTGCCAGTTCGCTCGGAGGCGATTTTCTCGATCTGCACGATCTTCAGGAAAGCCTGGGCTTTCTTATGGCCGACGTTTCGGGTCACGGTATATCATCTGCTCTGATCACGATGATGATCAAGATATCGTCGACCCTCAGTAAGGATATGCTGATTTTACCCGATGTTTTCTTGAGACATCTGAACCGCAGCATCTTCGATCGCACGGGCATGCATTTTATTACGGCGCTTGCCGGCTCCGTCGATTACCGGGATCTGAAGCTCAAGGTGGGCAATGCAGGCCATTGTTATCCGCTTCTTTTTCGCAGAGCGACGCAGGAGTTTCAGGACATACAGGCGAACGGCATCTGTCTGGGCGTGCTCGAAGAACCGGCCTACGCCACGCTTGAAACGCAGCTTCAATCGGGCGACTGTGTGCTCTTTTACACCGACGGCATCATCGAAAC